In Niveispirillum cyanobacteriorum, the following proteins share a genomic window:
- the fliF gene encoding flagellar basal-body MS-ring/collar protein FliF, whose protein sequence is MIHVESFLQTLRNLGTLRLAGIGAAVFVTIGAIVFFAGQWSTPNMALLYSDLSPADGGAIVQQLEAQQIPFKASPDGTRIEVPAEQVGRLRMMMAQQGIPSGGNVGNEIFNQPEGLGTTAFQQQMQQLRAKEGELVRSIQTLQQVQNARVHLVLPKRELFARQAQTATASVLLKLRPGKPLSKEQVAAIQQLVATAVPQMEPANVSILDDKGNLLSRGLRPNTPEAIAASAEERRLARERELTQTIEELLGRSVGQGRVQAQVSVEMDFDRITTNSEIYDPEGQVVRGTQSVTENSESTNRDGVDPVTVANNLPNADAANSIAGANSEKKNRSEETVNYEISKTTKVHERETGQVRRMSVAVLVDGNYTTAEDGTRTYTPRSDAELAQLQRLVQSAVGVDPSRGDNVEVISMQFSRPEDELAAMEDTIFGMPKADVIRIAETLILAIVAILVILLVIKPLVTRALDRSPQLDEEPDLLSDGSGVPQLAGPGGGALARELAMEAAQANEELEQMIDINRVDGRVRASSLRKVGEIVEKHPEEAVSIIRNWLYTEN, encoded by the coding sequence CACGTGGAGTCGTTTCTGCAAACCTTGCGGAATCTCGGCACCCTGCGCCTGGCGGGGATCGGGGCTGCCGTGTTCGTCACCATCGGCGCCATCGTCTTCTTCGCAGGGCAGTGGTCGACACCCAACATGGCGCTGTTGTACAGCGACCTGTCGCCCGCCGATGGCGGCGCCATCGTGCAGCAGCTAGAAGCACAGCAGATCCCGTTCAAAGCGTCGCCCGACGGTACGCGGATCGAGGTGCCGGCCGAACAGGTAGGTCGCCTGCGCATGATGATGGCGCAGCAGGGCATCCCCAGCGGCGGCAATGTCGGCAACGAGATTTTCAATCAGCCAGAAGGCCTGGGCACCACCGCCTTCCAGCAGCAGATGCAGCAGCTGCGCGCGAAGGAAGGGGAGCTTGTCCGTTCCATCCAAACCTTGCAGCAGGTGCAGAATGCGCGCGTTCATCTGGTTCTGCCCAAGCGTGAACTGTTCGCGCGACAGGCCCAGACGGCCACGGCCTCTGTCCTGCTGAAACTGCGCCCCGGCAAGCCGCTGTCCAAGGAACAGGTCGCGGCCATCCAGCAGTTGGTGGCAACCGCTGTACCGCAGATGGAGCCGGCGAACGTCTCCATCCTGGATGACAAGGGCAATCTGCTGTCGCGCGGCCTGCGCCCCAACACGCCGGAGGCTATTGCCGCCAGCGCGGAGGAGCGTCGTCTGGCGCGCGAACGCGAACTGACCCAGACTATCGAGGAACTGCTGGGCCGCTCTGTCGGCCAGGGCCGCGTGCAGGCGCAGGTTTCTGTCGAAATGGATTTCGACCGCATCACCACCAACAGCGAGATCTATGATCCCGAAGGTCAGGTGGTGCGCGGCACGCAGTCGGTGACCGAGAATAGTGAAAGCACCAACCGCGACGGCGTCGATCCCGTCACGGTGGCCAACAACCTGCCCAACGCGGACGCCGCCAACAGCATTGCCGGCGCCAATTCAGAAAAGAAGAACCGCTCCGAAGAGACGGTGAATTACGAGATTTCCAAGACCACCAAGGTCCATGAGCGGGAGACGGGTCAGGTTCGCCGCATGTCGGTCGCCGTGCTGGTGGATGGAAACTATACCACTGCCGAGGATGGCACCCGCACATACACCCCGCGCAGCGACGCCGAACTGGCGCAATTGCAAAGGCTGGTGCAGTCGGCGGTCGGCGTCGATCCGTCACGCGGCGACAATGTTGAAGTGATCTCCATGCAGTTCTCGCGGCCGGAGGATGAACTGGCCGCCATGGAGGACACGATCTTCGGCATGCCGAAGGCTGACGTGATCCGCATTGCGGAAACTCTGATCCTGGCCATCGTCGCCATCCTCGTGATCCTGCTGGTGATCAAGCCGTTGGTCACACGCGCCCTGGACCGTTCGCCGCAGCTGGATGAAGAGCCCGATCTTCTGTCCGATGGCAGTGGCGTGCCCCAGCTTGCCGGCCCCGGCGGCGGCGCACTCGCCAGAGAGCTAGCTATGGAGGCGGCACAGGCGAACGAGGAACTGGAGCAGATGATCGACATCAACCGTGTCGATGGTCGGGTCCGCGCCTCATCCCTGCGCAAGGTGGGCGAGATCGTGGAAAAACACCCCGAAGAGGCCGTGTCGATCATCCGCAACTGGCTCTATACGGAAAATTGA
- a CDS encoding FliH/SctL family protein, with amino-acid sequence MATIQKFLFEKDFEDGFGGAAKAVAPPPEPEPELPPAPPPPPPPPTFSVEQLQQQVKMAKDQARTAALAEGIQQGRQQAEVEAQQELSNALRSVENCLKQLVTVQNAQAQMRQENTARIALAIMRKLWPGLVERQGLAEIEVVIAAFMEELVEEPKLVFRVNERWFDELRGRIDDMALRHGFAGQVTVLADPKLSQMDVKVDWAAGGAEREVGRLWTEIERIAGDVLADFPGGPKDAILSPKREVTL; translated from the coding sequence ATGGCAACCATTCAGAAGTTTCTGTTCGAAAAGGATTTCGAGGACGGGTTCGGGGGCGCGGCAAAGGCCGTCGCCCCGCCGCCCGAACCTGAGCCCGAATTGCCGCCTGCCCCACCGCCACCGCCGCCACCGCCCACCTTCAGCGTGGAGCAGTTGCAGCAGCAGGTGAAGATGGCCAAGGATCAGGCGCGCACTGCCGCCCTGGCCGAAGGTATCCAGCAGGGCCGGCAGCAGGCAGAGGTCGAGGCGCAGCAGGAACTGTCCAATGCGCTCCGCAGCGTGGAGAACTGCCTGAAACAGTTGGTGACAGTGCAGAACGCGCAGGCGCAGATGCGGCAGGAGAACACCGCCCGCATCGCACTGGCCATCATGCGCAAGCTGTGGCCCGGTCTGGTGGAGCGGCAGGGTCTGGCGGAGATCGAAGTTGTGATCGCCGCGTTTATGGAAGAACTGGTGGAAGAACCGAAGCTGGTCTTCCGCGTCAATGAACGCTGGTTCGATGAATTGCGCGGACGTATCGACGACATGGCTCTACGCCATGGCTTCGCTGGACAGGTGACCGTCCTGGCCGACCCGAAGCTGAGCCAGATGGATGTGAAGGTGGATTGGGCCGCCGGCGGCGCGGAGCGAGAGGTCGGTCGGCTGTGGACGGAGATCGAGCGTATTGCCGGCGACGTCCTAGCCGATTTCCCTGGCGGTCCGAAGGATGCGATCCTCTCGCCCAAACGTGAGGTGACGTTGTGA
- the fliN gene encoding flagellar motor switch protein FliN codes for MAAKDDMSLNEFDNSRGGGGGELEALPVVKDLESVYDIPVQISAVLGKTNMQVSTLMRLNKGAVVELDRKVGEAIDIYVNNRLVARGEVVVVEDRLGVTMTEIIKTERA; via the coding sequence ATGGCCGCCAAAGACGACATGTCGCTGAACGAATTCGACAATAGCCGGGGCGGTGGCGGCGGGGAGCTGGAAGCGCTGCCCGTCGTCAAAGACCTGGAGTCCGTCTACGACATCCCTGTGCAGATTTCCGCCGTGCTGGGCAAGACCAACATGCAGGTCAGCACCCTGATGCGCCTGAACAAGGGTGCCGTGGTGGAACTTGACCGCAAGGTGGGTGAAGCCATCGACATCTATGTGAACAACCGGCTGGTGGCACGCGGAGAAGTGGTGGTCGTGGAGGACCGGCTGGGCGTGACCATGACCGAAATCATCAAGACGGAGCGGGCGTAA
- a CDS encoding motility protein A produces MSDRIPSRSRTTPSAPPPQPAAATAPASAPIPAAKVPPLPRMRRRLDLATIVGLSSGLLLVTGALLMGGGGVGSFVDVPSILIVLGGTAAITTISFSLPDVKAALKALSSTMVANTPDPRAAAQTALSLAEFARRSGPLALQPLAKSTKAWPVLSKAVELIADGLPADDAERILRTEIEANMSRARTASAVMRRAAEVAPAMGLIGTLVGLVQMLGNLSDPSTVGPAMAVALITTFYGAILGSMVFSPLAAKIDRNAEREALVDGLYLLAAGSVARQENPRRLEVMINTVLPPELRLTNYE; encoded by the coding sequence ATGAGCGACCGCATCCCGAGCCGCAGCCGCACAACACCGTCTGCACCGCCGCCGCAACCGGCAGCGGCGACGGCACCCGCATCGGCCCCCATACCGGCGGCTAAGGTGCCGCCGCTGCCCCGCATGCGTCGGCGGTTAGACCTCGCGACCATCGTGGGCCTATCGTCGGGCCTGTTGCTTGTGACGGGCGCCCTGTTGATGGGCGGCGGCGGAGTGGGATCCTTTGTCGACGTCCCGTCGATCCTGATTGTGCTGGGCGGTACGGCCGCCATCACCACCATTTCCTTCTCCCTGCCCGATGTAAAGGCGGCGTTGAAGGCGCTGTCCTCCACCATGGTCGCCAATACGCCTGACCCGCGCGCAGCCGCGCAGACGGCCCTGTCATTGGCGGAATTCGCGCGGCGCAGCGGTCCGCTGGCGCTGCAACCGCTGGCAAAGAGCACCAAGGCTTGGCCGGTTCTGTCGAAGGCGGTGGAATTGATTGCCGACGGCCTGCCCGCCGACGACGCTGAGCGCATCCTGCGCACGGAGATCGAGGCCAACATGTCGCGCGCCCGCACCGCATCCGCCGTTATGCGCCGCGCCGCAGAGGTCGCACCCGCTATGGGGTTGATCGGCACGCTGGTCGGTCTGGTGCAGATGCTGGGCAACCTTTCGGATCCGTCGACCGTTGGCCCCGCCATGGCTGTGGCGCTGATCACGACTTTTTACGGAGCCATCCTGGGCTCCATGGTTTTCTCGCCGCTTGCCGCCAAGATCGACCGCAATGCGGAACGTGAGGCGCTGGTCGATGGGCTTTACCTGCTGGCCGCTGGTTCGGTGGCGCGGCAGGAAAATCCCCGCCGGCTGGAGGTGATGATCAATACCGTGCTGCCGCCCGAACTGCGGCTGACCAATTATGAATGA